In a genomic window of Flammeovirga agarivorans:
- a CDS encoding ExbD/TolR family protein, which produces MATFKKKTKTKQDIPTSALPDIIFMLLFFFMISTTFRESELLVKNSLPQASELTKLEKKSLVSYIYIGEPQDSKKFGSEARIQVNDVLIDADQIVQHVITEKDKLGEDGDKITMSLKIDREAKMGVISDVRQKLRDANALKVNYAANKRLRFE; this is translated from the coding sequence ATGGCAACGTTTAAGAAAAAAACAAAAACGAAGCAGGATATTCCTACTTCGGCCTTGCCAGATATCATCTTCATGCTATTGTTCTTCTTTATGATTTCGACGACTTTCCGTGAGTCTGAGTTATTAGTAAAGAACTCTTTGCCACAAGCATCTGAGTTAACAAAGCTTGAAAAGAAATCGCTAGTATCTTATATCTATATCGGTGAGCCTCAAGATTCGAAAAAATTCGGTTCTGAAGCACGTATTCAAGTTAACGATGTATTGATCGACGCTGATCAAATCGTTCAACATGTAATCACTGAGAAAGATAAGCTAGGTGAGGACGGTGATAAAATCACTATGTCACTTAAAATTGACAGAGAAGCAAAAATGGGTGTAATTTCAGACGTACGTCAGAAACTTAGAGATGCTAACGCTCTTAAAGTGAACTACGCTGCGAACAAGAGATTACGTTTCGAATAA
- a CDS encoding flavodoxin family protein yields the protein MKGVIILGSANSKGNTYTLLKTINKDLDFDVVDLNDYNIQPFDYEFKNREDDFYNLISKMIEYDIIVLATPVYWYTMSGILKMFLDRFSDCLMIYKEIGRQLRGKSLSVISTGSDNVLKEGFYMPFEETAKYLGMSWKDGIYFSSDKLSQLDSHHSRIHSYCKAIKKGNQ from the coding sequence ATGAAAGGTGTAATAATATTAGGCAGTGCCAATAGTAAAGGAAATACATATACCTTATTGAAGACCATCAATAAGGACCTTGATTTTGATGTCGTTGATTTAAATGATTATAATATCCAGCCGTTTGATTACGAGTTTAAGAATCGAGAGGACGATTTTTATAACTTGATTTCAAAAATGATAGAGTATGACATTATAGTACTGGCAACTCCTGTGTATTGGTATACTATGAGTGGTATTTTAAAGATGTTTTTAGATCGTTTTTCTGACTGTTTAATGATCTATAAAGAAATAGGACGTCAATTGAGGGGGAAATCGCTTTCAGTAATTAGTACAGGAAGTGACAACGTATTGAAAGAAGGATTTTATATGCCTTTTGAAGAAACTGCTAAATATTTAGGTATGAGTTGGAAGGATGGAATTTACTTCTCATCTGACAAACTAAGTCAACTGGATAGCCATCATTCTAGAATACATTCGTACTGTAAAGCAATAAAAAAGGGTAACCAATAA
- the pulA gene encoding type I pullulanase, translated as MKNFRFWFLTIALGTLAFNACQQKNMDGHNDFDTSSYNNYPAFDGQLGVDYTKGKTSFKMWSPTASTVTLKLYDQDLGGTPFKTVDMEATEKGTWSISINENLLGKYYTYQVRIGGKEFDETPGIYAVATGANGMRGQIVDLASTNPTGWDKDKRPPLKNLTDAILYEIHVRDITIAENSGVTNKGKFKGLTETGTVSDKGLKTGIDHIEELGVTHVHLLPSFDYKTVDETKLDQPQYNWGYDPQNYNVPEGSYSTNPHDGAVRIKEFKEMVQAFHKKGIRVVLDVVYNHTSQGDESNFSLEVPGYYYRQNAEGGYSNASACGNETASERAMMRKYMIESVLYWAEEYHLDGFRFDLMGIHDTETMTELAKRLHDEVDPSIIIYGEGWNAGDSPLPEDKRALKANTPKMNGVAAFSDDIRDALKGSVFYDDEIGFVQGNKELVEAIKFGVVASTQHPQVDYSKVNYSKSAWAPQPTQTVTYVSCHDNHTLYDKLKVSQPKATEKDLERMHRLTSTVILTSQGIPFIHSGAEMMRTKGGEHNSYNKPDALNKLDYNWKFQHKDVFEYYQGLIEIRKAHPAFRMPSTEMIQKHLKFIDTKDPLLVAYTISGNANGDSAKEIAVVYNANKSSKNVSKFFTKGKWKILADGNNANPKGIKTTSNLVVNGVAPLVMVKE; from the coding sequence ATGAAGAACTTTAGATTTTGGTTCCTTACCATTGCTTTAGGAACACTTGCTTTTAATGCATGTCAACAAAAAAATATGGATGGACACAACGATTTTGATACCTCATCTTACAACAATTATCCAGCATTTGATGGTCAACTTGGAGTAGACTACACAAAAGGGAAAACTTCATTTAAGATGTGGTCACCTACCGCTTCTACCGTTACGCTTAAACTGTATGATCAAGACTTAGGTGGAACTCCTTTCAAAACAGTTGACATGGAAGCGACTGAAAAAGGAACCTGGAGTATTTCAATCAACGAAAATCTATTAGGTAAATATTATACCTATCAAGTTAGAATCGGTGGTAAAGAATTTGATGAAACACCTGGCATTTACGCTGTAGCAACTGGTGCAAATGGTATGAGAGGACAAATTGTTGATTTAGCCTCAACTAACCCTACAGGGTGGGACAAAGACAAAAGACCTCCATTAAAAAACTTAACGGATGCCATCCTATATGAAATCCATGTAAGAGATATTACAATTGCAGAAAACTCAGGTGTTACTAATAAAGGAAAGTTCAAAGGTCTTACTGAAACAGGTACCGTTAGTGATAAAGGCTTAAAAACAGGTATTGATCATATTGAAGAGTTAGGTGTTACTCATGTTCACTTACTTCCTTCATTTGATTATAAAACCGTTGATGAAACAAAATTGGATCAACCACAATACAACTGGGGGTATGATCCTCAAAACTATAATGTTCCAGAAGGCTCTTACTCTACTAATCCACATGATGGAGCTGTTAGAATTAAGGAGTTCAAGGAAATGGTTCAAGCTTTCCATAAAAAAGGAATAAGAGTAGTACTTGATGTCGTGTACAATCACACATCACAAGGTGATGAATCTAACTTCTCTTTAGAAGTTCCAGGATATTACTATAGACAAAATGCTGAAGGAGGATATTCAAATGCCTCTGCATGTGGTAATGAAACTGCATCAGAAAGAGCAATGATGAGAAAATACATGATTGAATCAGTATTGTATTGGGCCGAAGAATATCACCTTGATGGGTTCCGTTTTGATTTAATGGGAATCCATGACACAGAAACGATGACAGAGTTAGCTAAAAGGTTACATGACGAGGTTGATCCATCTATAATCATTTATGGCGAAGGTTGGAATGCTGGAGATTCACCACTTCCAGAAGACAAAAGAGCATTAAAAGCAAATACTCCAAAAATGAATGGCGTTGCTGCATTTTCAGATGATATCAGAGACGCATTAAAAGGTAGTGTCTTTTATGATGATGAAATTGGTTTTGTACAAGGAAATAAAGAGTTAGTTGAGGCAATAAAGTTCGGTGTTGTAGCCTCTACACAACATCCTCAAGTAGACTACTCAAAAGTAAATTACTCCAAGTCTGCATGGGCTCCACAACCAACCCAAACTGTTACATATGTTTCTTGTCATGATAATCATACTTTATATGATAAGCTTAAAGTATCTCAACCAAAAGCTACAGAGAAAGATCTAGAAAGAATGCATCGTTTAACTTCTACTGTTATTTTAACATCACAAGGTATTCCGTTTATTCATTCTGGAGCCGAAATGATGAGAACAAAAGGAGGAGAACACAATTCTTACAATAAACCTGATGCTCTTAACAAATTAGATTACAACTGGAAATTTCAACATAAAGATGTTTTTGAGTACTATCAAGGACTTATTGAAATCAGAAAAGCTCACCCTGCTTTCAGAATGCCTTCTACAGAAATGATTCAAAAACATTTGAAATTTATTGATACAAAAGATCCTTTATTAGTTGCATATACTATCTCTGGTAATGCGAATGGTGACTCAGCAAAGGAAATCGCAGTCGTTTATAATGCAAATAAAAGCAGTAAAAATGTCTCGAAGTTCTTTACAAAAGGAAAATGGAAGATTTTAGCTGATGGCAATAATGCTAACCCTAAAGGAATAAAGACTACATCAAACTTAGTTGTTAACGGAGTAGCACCATTAGTAATGGTCAAAGAGTAA
- a CDS encoding GNAT family N-acetyltransferase, giving the protein MKHISTFTIVEANIDVHKDYAKDICAQIEESAKARGTGIAKRSVDYIENKFMEGKGIIAIADDGTFAGFCYIESWGHNKYVANSGLIVNPQFRGTGLAKAIKKKAFQLSRKKYPSAKLFGLTTSLPVMRINSELGYRPVTFSELTDDEQFWKGCQSCVNYDILQRTERKHCLCTGMIFDPNDPRYKSTVEEIN; this is encoded by the coding sequence ATGAAACATATATCAACCTTCACTATAGTTGAGGCAAATATTGATGTGCATAAAGACTATGCAAAAGATATATGTGCTCAGATAGAGGAGTCGGCAAAAGCGAGAGGAACAGGTATTGCCAAAAGAAGCGTAGATTATATTGAAAATAAATTTATGGAGGGAAAAGGCATTATCGCTATTGCTGATGATGGAACTTTTGCCGGATTTTGTTATATTGAATCTTGGGGACACAACAAATATGTTGCTAATTCGGGTCTAATTGTAAATCCTCAATTCAGAGGAACAGGATTAGCAAAAGCAATTAAGAAGAAAGCTTTCCAACTTTCAAGAAAAAAATATCCATCTGCGAAATTATTTGGTCTGACTACCTCATTGCCTGTGATGCGAATTAATAGTGAATTAGGGTATAGACCTGTTACATTTTCTGAATTAACAGATGATGAGCAATTCTGGAAAGGATGTCAAAGTTGTGTCAACTATGATATTCTTCAACGTACAGAACGTAAACATTGTCTTTGTACAGGGATGATTTTTGATCCCAACGATCCAAGGTACAAATCGACAGTAGAAGAAATAAACTAA
- a CDS encoding argininosuccinate synthase → MSKKVVLAFSGGLDTTYCVKYLSEERGLEVHTAIVQTGGFSDDELKEIEEKAYTLGVKSHITLDQTETFYDQCVKYLVFGNALRYNTYPLSVSAERVFQALAIAEYAKSIGADSIAHGSTGAGNDQIRFDMAFKIICPEAEIITPIRDNQLSRQDEIDFLISKGVDGDWAKSMYSINQGLWGTSVGGKETLGSRYTLPEEAYPTQVTETIPKKISLTFEKGELVGIDGKIYDKPVHAIQELNKIASPFGIGRDIHVGDTIIGIKGRVGFEAAAPVLTIKAHHLLEKHTLTKWQLYWKEQLGNYYGMLTHEGQWIDPVMRNIEKFLADTQDHVSGEVFVTLYPYRFELEGIESKYDLMNDKFGAYGEMNNAWTGEDARGFATILANQNMIFGKVKEAAEETVTE, encoded by the coding sequence ATGAGTAAGAAAGTGGTCTTAGCCTTCAGTGGTGGATTAGATACTACATATTGTGTGAAATATCTTTCAGAGGAGAGAGGGCTAGAGGTGCATACCGCTATCGTTCAAACAGGAGGTTTTTCTGATGATGAATTAAAAGAGATTGAGGAAAAAGCATACACTTTAGGTGTAAAGTCTCACATCACTTTAGATCAGACAGAAACTTTCTATGATCAATGTGTAAAATATTTAGTATTCGGTAACGCTTTACGTTACAATACATATCCTTTATCTGTAAGTGCAGAACGTGTATTCCAAGCATTAGCTATTGCTGAATATGCAAAGAGCATTGGTGCTGATAGTATCGCTCACGGTTCTACAGGTGCAGGTAATGACCAAATTCGTTTCGATATGGCATTTAAAATTATTTGCCCAGAAGCGGAAATTATTACACCAATTAGAGATAATCAATTATCTAGACAAGATGAGATTGATTTCTTAATTTCTAAAGGTGTAGATGGTGATTGGGCAAAATCAATGTACTCAATTAACCAAGGATTATGGGGTACTTCAGTAGGAGGTAAAGAAACTTTAGGTTCTCGTTATACACTTCCAGAAGAAGCTTATCCAACACAAGTGACGGAAACTATTCCTAAGAAAATCAGCCTTACTTTTGAAAAAGGTGAGTTAGTTGGTATCGACGGAAAAATATATGACAAACCAGTACATGCTATCCAAGAGTTGAACAAAATTGCTTCTCCTTTTGGTATTGGTAGAGATATCCATGTTGGCGATACGATTATTGGTATTAAAGGTAGAGTTGGTTTTGAAGCAGCTGCACCTGTACTAACAATTAAAGCACATCACCTGTTAGAAAAGCATACGCTAACGAAATGGCAATTGTACTGGAAAGAACAACTAGGTAACTACTACGGTATGTTGACTCATGAAGGACAATGGATTGATCCTGTGATGCGTAATATCGAGAAGTTCTTAGCAGATACTCAAGACCATGTATCAGGAGAAGTGTTTGTAACATTATATCCATACCGTTTTGAATTAGAAGGTATTGAGTCGAAATATGACTTGATGAATGACAAATTCGGAGCTTATGGTGAAATGAACAATGCTTGGACTGGTGAAGACGCTCGTGGTTTTGCGACAATCTTAGCAAATCAAAACATGATCTTCGGTAAAGTGAAAGAAGCTGCTGAAGAGACTGTTACTGAATAA
- the argC gene encoding N-acetyl-gamma-glutamyl-phosphate reductase: MKIGIIGGAGMTGGELLRVVLNHPEIEIAYVHSRSQVGKPLYAVHKDLFGETDIVFTGEIADADVVFLCLGHGESVKFLEDNTFDPSTVIIDLSQDFRLGEGIVENRSMKLGDREFIYGLPELQKEAIKSAKNIANPGCFATAIQIALLPLAASQKLNDEVHISAITGSTGAGVKLMASTAFTWRTSNISHYKAFQHQHLLEIGQSLNQLQDGFNHKINFIPYRGNFTRGILASCYLKSDLSQEEAVKLFKDYYADAAFTHVLDGPLDLKQVVNTNRGFISIEKHDDTLLVTSAIDNLLKGAVGQAVQNMNLIFGLDEKTGLNLKPMAF, from the coding sequence ATGAAAATTGGAATCATTGGCGGTGCCGGTATGACTGGTGGAGAGCTATTAAGAGTCGTATTAAATCATCCTGAAATTGAAATTGCATACGTACATAGCCGCTCACAAGTAGGCAAACCATTATATGCTGTTCATAAAGATCTTTTTGGTGAAACTGATATTGTATTTACTGGAGAAATAGCAGACGCTGACGTTGTGTTCTTATGTTTAGGTCATGGTGAGTCTGTAAAGTTTTTAGAAGATAATACATTCGACCCTTCTACTGTAATTATAGATCTTAGTCAAGACTTTAGATTAGGTGAAGGCATCGTAGAAAATAGATCAATGAAGTTAGGTGATAGAGAATTTATCTACGGTCTTCCTGAACTTCAAAAAGAAGCAATAAAATCTGCAAAAAATATCGCAAATCCGGGTTGTTTTGCAACAGCTATTCAGATTGCTTTATTACCACTAGCAGCATCTCAAAAATTAAATGACGAAGTACACATTAGTGCAATCACAGGTTCTACAGGAGCGGGTGTAAAGCTAATGGCAAGTACAGCTTTTACATGGAGAACAAGTAATATCTCACATTATAAAGCTTTCCAACATCAACATTTATTAGAGATCGGACAAAGCTTGAATCAATTGCAAGATGGATTCAATCATAAAATCAACTTTATTCCTTATAGAGGAAACTTTACGAGAGGAATTTTAGCTTCTTGTTATTTAAAGTCTGATTTGTCTCAAGAAGAAGCTGTAAAATTATTCAAAGATTATTATGCTGATGCTGCATTCACACATGTATTAGACGGTCCGTTAGACTTGAAGCAAGTAGTGAATACCAACAGAGGTTTCATCAGTATCGAAAAGCATGATGATACTTTATTAGTGACATCTGCAATTGATAATTTATTAAAAGGTGCAGTTGGTCAAGCAGTTCAGAATATGAACTTAATCTTTGGTTTAGATGAGAAAACAGGTCTAAACCTTAAACCAATGGCATTTTAA
- a CDS encoding aspartate aminotransferase family protein: MANLFDVYPLFNIEPVKGEDVWIYDKNDEKYLDLYGGHAVISIGHTHPHYKEKLSNQLENLVFYSNSIQNPLQKELAEKLGEASCYTDWNLFLCNSGAEANENAFKLASFYNKKTKIISFSKGFHGRTSLAVATTDNKNIVAPVNAVHDTLILPFNDVEALKKAFSEHEICAVIIEGIQGIGGIYEPTEEFMKTIRSLCDEQNAVFIADEIQSGYGRSGKFFAHQWYNVVPDVVTMAKGMGNGFPIGGIFIAPKFEAHYGMLGTTFGGNHLACAAGIAVLDVLKNENLIPQSVEVGEWLVNQLKDNPAIKEIRGKGLMLGIELNEEVAPIRKKILLEHKIFTGASSNKNTIRLLPPLTLTKEQAQLFVDAFEAVTKELA; the protein is encoded by the coding sequence ATGGCAAATTTATTTGATGTATATCCATTATTTAACATCGAGCCAGTTAAAGGTGAAGATGTTTGGATTTATGATAAAAACGATGAGAAATACCTAGACCTTTATGGCGGACATGCTGTAATTTCAATTGGACATACTCATCCTCACTATAAAGAAAAATTATCGAATCAGTTAGAAAACTTAGTATTCTATTCTAACTCTATTCAGAACCCTCTTCAAAAAGAATTGGCTGAAAAGTTAGGAGAAGCAAGTTGCTATACAGATTGGAACTTATTCTTATGTAATTCTGGAGCTGAAGCAAACGAAAATGCTTTTAAATTGGCTTCATTCTACAATAAGAAGACGAAAATTATCTCTTTTTCTAAAGGCTTTCATGGTAGAACATCATTGGCTGTAGCGACAACAGATAATAAAAATATTGTTGCTCCTGTTAACGCTGTACATGATACTTTGATCCTTCCTTTTAATGATGTTGAAGCATTGAAAAAAGCTTTTTCAGAGCATGAAATCTGTGCTGTTATCATTGAAGGAATCCAAGGTATTGGAGGTATCTATGAACCAACGGAAGAATTTATGAAAACGATCCGTTCATTGTGTGATGAGCAGAATGCAGTATTTATTGCTGATGAAATTCAATCAGGCTATGGACGTAGTGGTAAATTCTTTGCCCACCAATGGTACAATGTTGTTCCTGATGTGGTTACAATGGCCAAAGGTATGGGTAATGGTTTCCCAATTGGAGGTATTTTCATTGCCCCGAAATTCGAAGCTCACTATGGTATGTTGGGGACTACATTTGGTGGTAACCATTTAGCATGTGCAGCAGGAATTGCGGTATTAGATGTTTTAAAAAATGAAAACTTAATACCTCAATCCGTAGAAGTAGGAGAATGGTTGGTAAATCAACTGAAAGATAATCCTGCTATTAAGGAAATTAGAGGAAAAGGCTTAATGTTAGGTATTGAGCTAAATGAGGAAGTCGCTCCAATTCGTAAGAAGATCTTATTAGAGCATAAAATCTTTACAGGAGCTTCGTCAAACAAAAATACTATTCGTTTACTTCCTCCTTTAACTTTAACAAAAGAACAAGCTCAACTATTCGTTGATGCATTCGAGGCAGTAACAAAAGAATTGGCATAA
- a CDS encoding N-acetylornithine carbamoyltransferase: MEKFLSVNDVPNLDELVKSALEIKANPVAYSEVGKHKMLGLIFFNPSLRTRLSTQRAARHLGMDVMVMNIDKEGWKIETQDGVIMDGDKAEHLKDAAAVISQYCDIIGVRSFPNLNSKEEDYTDAVMKDFVKFSHSPIVSLESATRHPLQSLADLVTIRENSSKPKKKVVLTWAPHPRALPQAVPNSFAEWMNAADDVELVITAPEGYELDPEFAGDATFTTNQDEALKDADFVYAKNWSSTKEYGKVVCTDKSWEVTAEKMALTNDGKFMHCLPIRRNVVASDEVLDSDNSLIIAEANNRTFAAAAVLRAILEKDQ, from the coding sequence ATGGAGAAATTTTTATCTGTAAACGATGTTCCAAATTTAGATGAACTCGTTAAAAGTGCATTAGAGATAAAAGCCAATCCTGTAGCTTACAGTGAAGTTGGTAAACATAAAATGTTGGGACTGATCTTTTTCAACCCAAGTTTAAGAACTAGACTTAGTACTCAACGCGCCGCTCGTCATTTAGGTATGGACGTGATGGTGATGAATATTGATAAAGAAGGTTGGAAAATCGAAACTCAAGATGGAGTAATCATGGATGGCGATAAAGCAGAGCATTTAAAAGATGCTGCAGCAGTAATTAGCCAATACTGTGATATCATTGGGGTAAGATCTTTTCCAAACTTAAATAGTAAAGAGGAAGACTATACAGATGCAGTAATGAAAGACTTTGTGAAGTTCTCTCATTCTCCAATTGTAAGTTTAGAGTCTGCAACAAGGCACCCTTTACAATCTCTTGCTGATTTGGTGACAATTAGAGAGAATTCTAGTAAGCCAAAAAAGAAAGTAGTTTTAACTTGGGCACCACATCCAAGAGCTTTACCTCAAGCGGTACCAAATTCATTTGCTGAATGGATGAATGCTGCAGATGATGTTGAATTGGTAATCACAGCTCCAGAAGGATATGAATTAGATCCTGAATTTGCAGGTGATGCTACATTTACAACAAATCAAGATGAGGCGTTAAAAGATGCTGATTTTGTTTATGCTAAAAACTGGTCATCAACAAAAGAGTATGGTAAGGTAGTATGTACTGACAAATCTTGGGAAGTGACAGCAGAAAAAATGGCACTAACTAACGATGGTAAGTTTATGCACTGTTTACCGATCCGTCGTAACGTTGTAGCTAGCGATGAAGTTTTGGATAGTGATAATTCATTAATCATTGCAGAAGCAAATAATAGAACTTTTGCCGCTGCAGCAGTTCTACGAGCTATTTTAGAAAAAGATCAATAG
- the argB gene encoding acetylglutamate kinase — protein sequence MKVSVIKVGGNVINDEQALSSFLEQFSNLEGAKVLVHGGGKLATAMAQRLGIEPKMVDGRRITDADTLEVVTMVYGGLVNKRIVAQLQAKGTNAIGLTGADGNIIEADKRTGWEIDFGFVGDVRKANAAPIANLLTQGITPVIAPLTHDGKGQLLNTNADTMAQAVAVALGQEGHEVSLRYCFEKAGVLLDVNDDASLVPVLDPKKFEEFKAEGIVADGMLPKLKNAFDAIEASVTEVWLGKVEGLLANDPIGTKIIG from the coding sequence ATGAAAGTATCAGTAATTAAGGTAGGAGGAAATGTTATTAATGATGAACAAGCATTATCTTCTTTCTTAGAGCAGTTTTCAAATTTAGAAGGTGCGAAAGTTTTAGTACATGGCGGAGGTAAACTAGCTACAGCTATGGCTCAGCGTTTAGGGATCGAACCAAAAATGGTCGATGGCCGACGTATCACTGATGCAGATACTTTAGAAGTTGTTACTATGGTATATGGTGGTTTGGTTAACAAAAGAATTGTTGCTCAACTACAAGCTAAAGGAACAAACGCAATTGGATTAACTGGTGCTGATGGAAATATTATCGAAGCAGATAAGCGTACAGGCTGGGAAATTGATTTTGGTTTCGTAGGTGATGTTCGCAAGGCTAATGCAGCTCCAATTGCTAATTTATTGACACAAGGAATCACACCCGTAATTGCACCTTTAACACATGATGGAAAAGGACAATTATTAAATACTAATGCCGATACAATGGCACAAGCAGTAGCGGTGGCACTTGGTCAAGAAGGACATGAAGTTTCTTTAAGATACTGTTTTGAAAAGGCAGGCGTACTTTTAGATGTTAATGATGATGCATCATTAGTACCTGTACTTGATCCCAAAAAGTTTGAAGAGTTTAAAGCGGAAGGTATCGTAGCTGATGGTATGCTACCGAAGCTCAAAAACGCATTTGACGCTATTGAGGCATCTGTAACAGAAGTGTGGTTAGGAAAAGTAGAAGGGTTACTTGCTAATGATCCAATAGGCACAAAAATAATCGGCTAA
- a CDS encoding M20 family metallo-hydrolase: MKHQELTEKAIALLKQMIATESLSKDEDDVAEVVARFFVENEVEVHQYKNNLWAQNVHFDPAKETILLNSHIDTVKPNKDWTLDPFNPIVKEGKLYGLGSNDAGGCLVSLIATFLYFYKKENLPFNLVICASAEEEISGRDGIADVWDQLPNIDFAIVGEPTLMQMAVAEKGLMVLDCVAHGESGHAARNEGVNALYKAIEDIEWFRTFHFPKTSSTLGPIKMSVTCIEAGTQHNVVPSECKYVVDVRTTDAYSNLETLEIIKKYVKSTVTPRSTRLNPSGAPMNHPVIKAGLQLQKETYGSPTLSDQALMPIPSLKMGPGDSARSHTANEFIFVDEIVKGIEGYIKVLEGASIIYNNE, translated from the coding sequence ATGAAACATCAAGAACTTACTGAGAAAGCCATTGCATTATTAAAACAAATGATAGCTACTGAATCATTATCAAAAGATGAAGATGATGTGGCAGAAGTTGTTGCTAGGTTTTTCGTTGAAAATGAAGTAGAAGTTCATCAATATAAAAATAACCTTTGGGCACAAAATGTACATTTTGATCCAGCAAAGGAAACCATCTTATTGAATTCACACATTGATACAGTTAAGCCCAATAAAGATTGGACATTAGATCCATTTAATCCTATCGTAAAAGAGGGGAAATTATATGGATTAGGTAGCAATGATGCTGGTGGATGCTTAGTAAGTTTAATAGCTACATTCCTTTACTTTTATAAAAAGGAAAACTTGCCATTTAACTTAGTGATTTGTGCTTCTGCCGAAGAGGAGATTTCAGGAAGAGACGGTATTGCAGACGTTTGGGATCAATTACCCAACATCGATTTTGCAATTGTTGGTGAGCCTACATTAATGCAAATGGCCGTAGCAGAAAAAGGTTTGATGGTGTTGGATTGTGTTGCTCATGGGGAATCAGGGCATGCAGCAAGAAATGAAGGTGTTAATGCATTGTATAAAGCGATCGAGGATATAGAATGGTTTAGAACATTTCATTTTCCAAAGACATCGAGTACATTAGGACCAATTAAAATGTCAGTAACTTGCATTGAGGCAGGAACTCAACATAATGTAGTTCCATCAGAATGTAAGTATGTAGTGGATGTTCGTACTACGGATGCATACTCAAATCTTGAAACTTTAGAGATCATCAAGAAATATGTGAAAAGTACAGTAACACCTCGATCAACAAGATTAAACCCATCTGGTGCTCCTATGAACCATCCAGTTATTAAGGCTGGACTTCAGCTACAAAAAGAAACTTATGGTTCGCCAACATTGTCTGACCAGGCGCTAATGCCAATTCCATCATTAAAGATGGGACCGGGTGATTCGGCGAGATCACATACCGCCAATGAGTTTATCTTTGTAGATGAAATCGTAAAAGGTATTGAAGGATATATAAAAGTACTTGAAGGAGCAAGTATCATTTACAATAACGAATAG